In one window of Aceticella autotrophica DNA:
- the fliE gene encoding flagellar hook-basal body complex protein FliE — translation MINPVSQINTINPISNISDNNTINSFSGFLQSAMNEVNNLQIQSQANDQKLVTGEIDNLHNVMIDATKADIALQLTIQIKNKILDAYQEIMKMPV, via the coding sequence ATGATTAATCCGGTTTCACAGATAAATACGATTAACCCGATTAGCAATATATCAGATAACAATACAATAAATTCATTTAGTGGTTTTCTGCAATCTGCTATGAATGAGGTAAATAATTTGCAGATTCAATCACAAGCCAATGACCAAAAACTTGTTACAGGTGAAATTGACAATTTACATAATGTAATGATTGATGCGACAAAAGCAGATATAGCATTACAGCTTACTATCCAGATAAAAAATAAAATACTTGATGCATATCAGGAGATAATGAAAATGCCTGTTTGA
- the flgC gene encoding flagellar basal body rod protein FlgC, which translates to MGFLSSFDISASGLTAQRLMMDVVSQNIANVNTTRTSSGGPYRRKLLVFKEIQNDQNFGNMLNMARGTNLGNGVEATEIIDDTKTPLRMVYDPGNPDADNTGYVKLPNVNIVSEMVDMISATRAYEANVTAINATKSMVQKALEIGKA; encoded by the coding sequence ATGGGTTTTTTGAGTTCCTTTGATATCAGCGCATCAGGCTTAACAGCACAAAGACTTATGATGGATGTAGTATCACAGAATATTGCAAACGTAAATACAACTAGGACAAGCAGTGGTGGACCATATAGAAGAAAGCTCCTTGTTTTTAAAGAAATACAAAACGATCAAAACTTTGGCAACATGTTAAATATGGCAAGAGGAACAAATCTTGGCAATGGGGTCGAAGCAACAGAAATTATTGATGATACAAAGACACCTTTACGAATGGTATATGATCCGGGCAATCCTGATGCTGATAATACTGGATATGTAAAATTACCGAATGTAAATATTGTATCTGAAATGGTTGATATGATATCGGCAACAAGAGCATATGAGGCAAATGTTACAGCAATAAATGCTACAAAATCAATGGTACAAAAAGCTTTAGAAATAGGAAAGGCTTAG
- the flgB gene encoding flagellar basal body rod protein FlgB translates to MVGLDFGNINFMEKALDAAMLKNNVIANNIANVDTVGFKKSEVRFDEILKDSIYNQKLQGLITNSKHIPIGVPSLNDIKPQVIKDNNTSMRLDGNNVDIDAEMSNLAKNQLYYNAIVQRVNGELTSIMTAVKDGR, encoded by the coding sequence TTGGTTGGATTAGATTTTGGCAATATTAATTTTATGGAAAAAGCGCTTGATGCTGCAATGTTAAAAAACAATGTTATAGCTAATAATATCGCAAATGTTGATACAGTTGGTTTTAAAAAATCCGAAGTCAGATTCGATGAAATTTTAAAAGATTCTATTTATAACCAAAAACTTCAAGGTTTAATAACAAATTCAAAACATATTCCAATAGGTGTTCCTTCATTAAATGATATAAAACCTCAAGTTATTAAAGATAATAATACTTCAATGAGGCTTGATGGGAATAATGTAGATATCGATGCCGAAATGTCAAATTTAGCCAAAAATCAGCTTTATTATAATGCAATTGTTCAGAGGGTAAATGGTGAATTAACTTCTATAATGACTGCTGTCAAAGATGGGAGGTAA
- the codY gene encoding GTP-sensing pleiotropic transcriptional regulator CodY: MEKLLDKIRKVNRILQQAKKELFDFNELAQILNDVIDCNVYILSRKGKLLGLSLLENFETSLGESSIVTNKAISSVYNKKLLKISETKQNVTNKDNIYPFEESDKFKFITIVPVNGGGERVGTLLLAKIDNEFTEDDLILAEYGATVIGLEILRSKNEELEEETRKRAVVQMALGTLSYSELEAVNHIFNELDGNEGLLVASKIADKVGITRSVIVNALRKFESAGVIESRSLGMKGTHIKVLNDKLIEELKKIKR; the protein is encoded by the coding sequence ATGGAAAAACTTTTAGATAAAATAAGAAAAGTCAACAGGATTTTACAGCAAGCCAAAAAGGAATTATTTGATTTTAACGAATTAGCTCAAATATTAAACGATGTAATAGACTGTAATGTTTATATCTTAAGCAGAAAAGGAAAATTGCTGGGGCTTAGTTTATTGGAGAATTTTGAAACATCACTTGGAGAAAGCAGCATTGTTACAAATAAAGCAATTTCAAGTGTTTATAACAAAAAGCTTTTAAAAATATCTGAAACAAAGCAGAATGTAACAAATAAAGATAATATTTATCCATTTGAAGAATCAGATAAATTTAAATTTATAACGATTGTACCTGTAAATGGCGGCGGGGAAAGAGTAGGAACCTTACTGCTTGCTAAGATTGATAATGAATTTACAGAGGATGATTTAATTTTAGCCGAATATGGCGCAACGGTTATTGGACTTGAAATATTAAGGTCCAAAAACGAGGAATTAGAAGAAGAAACGAGAAAAAGAGCGGTAGTGCAGATGGCTCTTGGAACCTTATCATATTCAGAGCTTGAAGCAGTTAATCATATTTTCAATGAACTTGATGGTAACGAGGGATTACTTGTAGCAAGTAAGATTGCTGATAAGGTTGGTATAACAAGGTCTGTTATTGTAAATGCATTAAGAAAATTTGAAAGTGCCGGTGTAATAGAATCAAGGTCACTTGGAATGAAAGGTACTCATATAAAAGTTCTTAATGATAAGTTGATAGAAGAATTAAAGAAAATCAAAAGATAA